One stretch of Prunus dulcis unplaced genomic scaffold, ALMONDv2, whole genome shotgun sequence DNA includes these proteins:
- the LOC117612649 gene encoding uncharacterized protein LOC117612649, with amino-acid sequence MTCELFRAFDIVYWPEIQFCIPIHQILAQVNDKPWVKRPPPLKGESDKRDTRKYCAFHGTDGHNTNNCFSWIAHLEELMRESHCTEFITKQAIQQIEDRDTAKEPPQKVIRINTILANSEESGLTNKENKTKIKQATVISQVSTSLSLAEDDPVIGFQQKDLIGLDLPHKDALVISIQIAQAMVNRIHADEGSAANILQMGLETKINKSAKSLTSFNGATTVTVGTIDLDVYSSPVISSQTFMVIDEVSPYNGILGRPWIGQINTITSATH; translated from the coding sequence ATGACCTGTGAGCTTTTTCGGGCGTTCGACATTGTTTATTGGCCTGAAATCCAATTCTGCATCCCCATACATCAAATTTTAGCCCAAGTGAATGACAAACCTTGGGTAAAAAGACCGCCACCCTTGAAAGGAGAATCGGACAAGAGGGATACCAGGAAATATTGTGCCTTCCATGGGACAGATGGGCACAATACTAATAACTGCTTTTCTTGGATAGCGCATCTCGAAGAACTCATGAGAGAAAGTCACTGCACGGAGTTCATCACGAAGCAGGCCATCCAGCAGATAGAAGACCGCGATACCGCCAAGGAGCCACCCCAGaaggtcataaggattaacacaATCCTAGCCAACTCGGAGGAGTCTGGACTgaccaacaaagaaaacaagacGAAGATCAAACAGGCTACTGTGATCTCCCAAGTCTCAACTAGCCTCTCACTGGCAGAAGACGATCCCGTGATCGGCTTCCAACAGAAAGACTTAATCGGCCTTGATCTACCGCACAAAGACGCCCTTGTCATCAGCATTCAAATCGCTCAGGCCATGGTCAACCGAATCCATGCAGATGAGGGCAGTGCAGCCAACATCCTACAGATGGGCTTAGAGACAAAGATCAATAAATCAGCCAAGTCGCTGACTAGCTTCAATGGCGCAACGACGGTTACCGTGGGCACGATTGATCTCGATGTCTACTCTTCACCTGTAATCAGCTCGCAAACATTCATGGTCATTGATGAAGTCTCACCCTACAATGGCATTCTAGGCAGACCATGGATCGGCCAGATCAACACCATCACCTCTGCCACACATTAG